A stretch of Vigna angularis cultivar LongXiaoDou No.4 chromosome 4, ASM1680809v1, whole genome shotgun sequence DNA encodes these proteins:
- the LOC108321782 gene encoding probable beta-1,4-xylosyltransferase IRX9H isoform X1 has translation MASIRRTLSPVARAGTATNVEVCSVGSPLSKSMSSPQNWSPSVGLDYRAFVFGAFSPRSFRGFERSKPRGQLWRKVLFHFFICFMVGVSVGLIPLASVHMSMNLMPKHRTFSFEVISAMGNFQQLENAAINITPSINEAVNFNASLYVTVKEPGLIDGVAYNISNSQIREHSHVESQKLLIIVTSTYNHLFQAHYLHRLSQTLKLVSPPFLWIVVEMTSQSEETADILRSSGIMYRHLTCKTNITNPGHRSILQRNIVMAHIETHRLDGIVYFADDDNIYSLDLFQRMREIRRFGTWTVARLSGDKSRIVLQGPICNGNRVIGWHSNEPNGKSKRFHAEMSGFAFNSTILWDPKKWHRPTLEPIRQLDSVKDSLRVSTLIEQLVEDESQMEGLMDNCSRVMVWHIDLESSYSSYPQKWIVKNNLDATFQLPLV, from the exons ATGGCATCTATTCGAAGAACTTTGTCGCCTGTTGCTAGGGCTGGAACTGCAACAAATGTTGAAGTCTGTTCAGTAGGTTCTCCTTTGTCTAAGTCGATGTCAAGTCCTCAGAACTGGTCACCTTCAGTTGGATTGGACTACCGTGCTTTTGTGTTTGGTGCTTTCTCCCCAAGGTCATTCAGGGGTTTTGAGAGATCAAAACCCAGGGGCCAGCTCTGGAGGAAGGTACTATTCCATTTTTTCATCTGTTTCATGGTTGGTGTTTCTGTTGGACTCATTCCACTTGCATCAGTACACATGTCAATGAATCTGATGCCAAAACATCGAACCTTCTCATTTGAGGTGATATCTGCAATGGGAAATTTCCAGCAGCTTGAAAATGCAGCAATAAATATAACACCATCAATCAACGAGGCTGTGAATTTTAATGCTTCTTTGTATGTAACTGTGAAAGAACCAGGTCTAATAGATGGCGTGGcatataatatatcaaatagCCAAATCCGTGAACATTCACATGTGGAGTCTCAGAAGCTTCTCATCATTGTGACTTCAACATACAATCATCTATTTCAAGCACATTACTTGCATCGCTTGTCACAAACATTAAAACTGGTCTCACCTCCCTTTTTGTGGATCGTTGTTGAGATGACTTCCCAATCTGAAGAAACTGCTGACATCTTAAGGAGTAGTGGGATTATGTACAGGCATCTCACTtgtaaaacaaatataacaaacCCAGGCCATAGGAGCATTCTTCAAAGAAATATTGTAATGGCTCACATCGAAACTCATCGTCTTGATGGAATTGTTTACTTTGCAGATGATGATAACATCTATTCATTGGACCTCTTTCAGCGAATGAGAGAAATAAG GCGATTTGGGACATGGACTGTAGCAAGATTATCAGGGGATAAAAGTAGAATTGTCTTGCAAGGGCCCATTTGTAATGGAAATCGAGTAATTGGATGGCATTCGAATGAACCAAATGGGAAATCCAAAAGATTTCATGCTGAAATGTCGGGTTTTGCCTTCAATAGTACGATACTCTGGGATCCAAAGAAGTGGCATCGCCCTACTCTAGAACCTATCAGGCAACTTGACTCGGTCAAGGACAGTTTGAGG GTCAGCACATTGATTGAGCAGCTGGTTGAAGATGAAAGTCAAATGGAGGGCTTGATGGACAACTGCTCGAGAGTTATGGTCTGGCATATCGATCTTGAATCATCTTATTCGTCCTATCCGCAAAAATGGATTGTAAAGAACAACCTAGATGCCACTTTTCAGCTTCCACTTGTGTGA
- the LOC108321782 gene encoding probable beta-1,4-xylosyltransferase IRX9H isoform X2, translated as MASIRRTLSPVARAGTATNVEVCSVGSPLSKSMSSPQNWSPSVGLDYRAFVFGAFSPRSFRGFERSKPRGQLWRKVLFHFFICFMVGVSVGLIPLASVHMSMNLMPKHRTFSFEVISAMGNFQQLENAAINITPSINEAVNFNASLYVTVKEPGLIDGVAYNISNSQIREHSHVESQKLLIIVTSTYNHLFQAHYLHRLSQTLKLVSPPFLWIVVEMTSQSEETADILRSSGIMYRHLTCKTNITNPGHRSILQRNIVMAHIETHRLDGIVYFADDDNIYSLDLFQRMREIRRFGTWTVARLSGDKSRIVLQGPICNGNRVIGWHSNEPNGKSKRFHAEMSGFAFNSTILWDPKKWHRPTLEPIRQLDSVKDSLRGRSITRLKPEAFIFTNVVIPWFLYI; from the exons ATGGCATCTATTCGAAGAACTTTGTCGCCTGTTGCTAGGGCTGGAACTGCAACAAATGTTGAAGTCTGTTCAGTAGGTTCTCCTTTGTCTAAGTCGATGTCAAGTCCTCAGAACTGGTCACCTTCAGTTGGATTGGACTACCGTGCTTTTGTGTTTGGTGCTTTCTCCCCAAGGTCATTCAGGGGTTTTGAGAGATCAAAACCCAGGGGCCAGCTCTGGAGGAAGGTACTATTCCATTTTTTCATCTGTTTCATGGTTGGTGTTTCTGTTGGACTCATTCCACTTGCATCAGTACACATGTCAATGAATCTGATGCCAAAACATCGAACCTTCTCATTTGAGGTGATATCTGCAATGGGAAATTTCCAGCAGCTTGAAAATGCAGCAATAAATATAACACCATCAATCAACGAGGCTGTGAATTTTAATGCTTCTTTGTATGTAACTGTGAAAGAACCAGGTCTAATAGATGGCGTGGcatataatatatcaaatagCCAAATCCGTGAACATTCACATGTGGAGTCTCAGAAGCTTCTCATCATTGTGACTTCAACATACAATCATCTATTTCAAGCACATTACTTGCATCGCTTGTCACAAACATTAAAACTGGTCTCACCTCCCTTTTTGTGGATCGTTGTTGAGATGACTTCCCAATCTGAAGAAACTGCTGACATCTTAAGGAGTAGTGGGATTATGTACAGGCATCTCACTtgtaaaacaaatataacaaacCCAGGCCATAGGAGCATTCTTCAAAGAAATATTGTAATGGCTCACATCGAAACTCATCGTCTTGATGGAATTGTTTACTTTGCAGATGATGATAACATCTATTCATTGGACCTCTTTCAGCGAATGAGAGAAATAAG GCGATTTGGGACATGGACTGTAGCAAGATTATCAGGGGATAAAAGTAGAATTGTCTTGCAAGGGCCCATTTGTAATGGAAATCGAGTAATTGGATGGCATTCGAATGAACCAAATGGGAAATCCAAAAGATTTCATGCTGAAATGTCGGGTTTTGCCTTCAATAGTACGATACTCTGGGATCCAAAGAAGTGGCATCGCCCTACTCTAGAACCTATCAGGCAACTTGACTCGGTCAAGGACAGTTTGAGG GGCCGATCCATAACAAGACTAAAACCTGAAGCTTTTATTTTCACCAACGTTGTCATCCCCTGGTTTTTGTATATTTGA